The Sediminispirochaeta smaragdinae DSM 11293 genome has a segment encoding these proteins:
- a CDS encoding ATP-binding protein, translating to MAEQLIVKNLEFIKVLPSWAQELSYKYLSKTTNLYIVHGNIRDFLPNKMIEGEFIFVRIQEFVSEVLFGNKDIIAYYDRSSGINFCTPEMRDQYIKVMRRQYPDLEPEALISRDPIKAFDLLEKYFLLNIPNKKRIVLIIDYAETIVPFTDLSRMDDEDRYCLVTLNRWSHDPIFTQGDVSVILLTENLADLSPRLVGTPTTVKVNIPIPDETVRRKFLEFLDRKDELMLEHRLNPERVAKITSGLNLMNLNQLAAESYQEDKPITLEYLRVKKKEIIENEGAGLLEFIESEHDLSMVSGHDFVKKRFKSAARAIKQGRFDVLPMGYLIAGPVGTGKSFMVTAFAGEIGIPIVRFQNFRSKWQGVTESNLEKALNILKAMSPVGVMIDEADAFLGDRNQEGDSGTSNRIFAQIASFMGNTEYRGKIIWFLITCRPDLLPIDLKRQGRAEEHLALFYPETAIEKEELFSTLIRKLKMKVKEFPISDLLKRHRFESSGADLESILIRAKFNAAMEGHVIVTREDMEQAFEDFIPPAYPHEIELQNLVAVLECTSREMVPKRFQNLDRTKLVNQIRDLKELLGERE from the coding sequence ATGGCCGAACAACTAATCGTAAAAAACCTGGAGTTCATCAAGGTTCTTCCCTCCTGGGCCCAGGAACTTTCCTATAAATATCTCTCCAAAACAACCAACCTTTATATCGTACACGGTAACATCAGGGACTTTCTCCCCAATAAAATGATCGAGGGTGAGTTTATTTTCGTCAGGATTCAGGAATTCGTATCCGAGGTCCTTTTCGGCAACAAAGATATCATCGCCTATTACGATCGTTCCTCCGGTATCAATTTCTGTACCCCTGAGATGAGGGATCAGTACATCAAGGTGATGCGTCGTCAATATCCAGATCTGGAACCAGAAGCCTTGATCAGCAGGGATCCTATCAAAGCCTTTGATCTCCTTGAGAAATATTTCTTGCTCAATATCCCAAATAAAAAGCGCATCGTTCTCATCATAGATTACGCCGAAACAATCGTTCCTTTTACCGACCTTTCCAGAATGGATGATGAAGACCGCTACTGCCTTGTTACCTTAAATCGATGGAGCCACGATCCGATCTTTACCCAAGGGGATGTCTCGGTCATCCTGCTTACCGAAAATCTGGCGGACCTTAGCCCGCGCCTTGTCGGGACCCCCACAACGGTAAAGGTAAACATTCCCATTCCCGATGAAACAGTCAGGAGAAAGTTTCTTGAATTTCTGGACCGCAAGGACGAGCTGATGCTCGAACATCGACTAAATCCCGAACGAGTGGCAAAGATCACCAGCGGCCTCAATTTGATGAACCTCAACCAACTGGCTGCCGAAAGCTATCAGGAAGATAAGCCCATAACCCTTGAATATCTGAGGGTGAAGAAAAAGGAGATTATCGAAAACGAGGGAGCCGGGCTTTTAGAGTTTATCGAATCGGAACACGACCTTTCCATGGTTTCCGGCCACGACTTTGTAAAAAAGCGATTTAAGAGCGCTGCCAGGGCCATTAAGCAGGGACGATTCGATGTTCTGCCCATGGGGTACCTCATCGCCGGACCGGTAGGAACCGGAAAATCATTCATGGTCACAGCCTTTGCCGGGGAGATCGGTATTCCCATCGTTCGATTTCAGAATTTTCGTTCAAAATGGCAGGGTGTAACCGAATCGAACCTTGAAAAGGCCCTCAACATTCTAAAAGCGATGAGTCCTGTAGGGGTGATGATCGACGAAGCGGACGCCTTTCTCGGGGATCGTAATCAAGAGGGGGACAGTGGCACCAGTAACCGTATCTTTGCTCAGATTGCAAGCTTTATGGGAAATACCGAATATCGCGGCAAAATCATCTGGTTTTTGATCACCTGCCGGCCCGATCTCCTCCCCATCGACCTGAAACGTCAGGGCCGGGCGGAAGAACACCTTGCCCTTTTTTATCCGGAAACCGCGATAGAAAAAGAGGAACTCTTTTCCACCCTGATCAGAAAGCTGAAAATGAAGGTAAAGGAGTTTCCCATCAGCGATTTACTCAAGCGCCATAGATTCGAATCCTCCGGAGCCGATCTTGAATCGATCCTGATCCGAGCAAAATTCAACGCCGCTATGGAAGGGCATGTCATTGTCACCAGGGAAGATATGGAACAGGCCTTTGAGGATTTTATTCCACCAGCCTAT
- the rnhA gene encoding ribonuclease HI, translating to MSEEEKAVIVYTDGGCHGNPGPGGWACIILSSDNRIEKRGFEAATTNNRMELTAVITALETILSSTSLQKSSVEVHTDSQYVRNGITSWISGWIKKGWKTASGSAVKNRELWERLKQLDDGLTVTWRWVRGHDGNELNEACDALVQQAIREGK from the coding sequence ATGAGCGAAGAAGAAAAAGCTGTAATTGTCTATACGGACGGTGGCTGCCATGGGAACCCCGGGCCGGGAGGCTGGGCGTGTATTATTCTCTCCTCCGATAATCGGATTGAGAAGCGGGGTTTTGAAGCGGCCACCACCAATAATCGCATGGAATTAACGGCGGTCATTACCGCCCTGGAAACCATTCTTTCCAGCACGTCCTTACAAAAATCTTCCGTGGAAGTGCATACCGATAGCCAATATGTACGTAACGGGATCACCAGCTGGATCAGCGGGTGGATTAAGAAGGGCTGGAAAACCGCATCGGGCTCGGCGGTAAAGAATCGTGAATTGTGGGAACGGCTCAAGCAGCTGGATGATGGGCTTACGGTTACCTGGCGTTGGGTACGAGGTCATGACGGTAACGAGCTGAACGAGGCGTGTGATGCCTTGGTTCAGCAGGCGATCAGAGAAGGAAAGTGA
- a CDS encoding YifB family Mg chelatase-like AAA ATPase — protein MDIFAYAGHGYEGSLVHVEVDLRRGIPGIEVVGLPDNAVREARQRVRAGIRNSGFTFPLDRILINLAPAGVKKGGASFDLPIAISLLLASGQVRPGTVLASGRMLILGELELSGRVRSVRGTLAAMAAAKSAGITHILVPSSNVREAASSALKVAGIEYLSELSDLLSDTKRFLFQPEEHGEYPTEEACIGDFSDIKGSSLLRRALEIAAAGRHHLLLFGPPGSGKTMSIDRYPSILPDLDLERSLEVTRIHSLDPFSNVSGTLMVRPPVRRPHHSATREGLIGGEKENRPGEVALAHEGVLFLDEALEFRESLLQSLREPIERGRVDISRSGSSYWFPTRFQLILATNVCPCGRLGRPDGGCGCTEKEVARYWRKVGAALMDRIDIRVPCSPLAPELFLGPPGEGSRVVRERVRLARDREERRNREEGVLNGFLPDAKLHRYCVLDREAGLLFSRAVERFAFSSRASASLLRVGRTIADLDGKENIDAEALCEAVAFRRFGDRDLFWCRL, from the coding sequence ATGGATATTTTTGCGTACGCCGGGCACGGCTATGAGGGAAGTTTGGTTCATGTCGAGGTAGATCTGCGGAGGGGGATACCTGGCATCGAGGTTGTCGGTCTTCCCGATAATGCGGTGAGGGAGGCGCGGCAGCGGGTTCGGGCAGGGATACGCAACAGCGGTTTTACCTTCCCGTTGGATCGTATCCTGATCAATCTTGCGCCTGCGGGGGTAAAGAAGGGGGGTGCATCCTTCGATCTTCCCATTGCCATTTCTCTGTTACTTGCTTCCGGACAGGTGCGGCCCGGAACGGTTCTTGCTTCCGGACGAATGTTGATTCTTGGTGAACTGGAACTTTCGGGCAGAGTACGATCGGTTCGGGGAACATTGGCCGCCATGGCAGCGGCAAAGTCGGCAGGCATCACGCATATCCTGGTTCCTTCATCCAATGTACGAGAGGCCGCCTCTTCGGCGCTCAAGGTCGCCGGTATCGAATATCTGTCGGAACTTTCCGACCTTCTTTCCGATACGAAACGTTTTCTCTTCCAACCCGAGGAACATGGGGAATATCCTACCGAAGAGGCGTGCATCGGAGATTTTTCAGATATTAAGGGTTCTTCACTCCTTCGCCGTGCCTTGGAGATAGCAGCTGCAGGGAGACATCATCTCCTGCTTTTCGGCCCTCCGGGTAGCGGTAAAACCATGTCGATCGACCGCTATCCTTCTATTCTCCCTGATCTCGATCTGGAGCGATCCCTTGAGGTAACCCGTATTCATTCCCTCGATCCCTTTTCCAATGTATCAGGTACGCTGATGGTCCGTCCGCCTGTCAGGCGTCCTCATCACAGCGCTACACGGGAAGGGCTCATCGGAGGAGAAAAGGAAAACCGGCCCGGAGAGGTGGCCTTGGCACATGAAGGGGTGCTTTTCCTCGACGAGGCCTTGGAATTTCGTGAAAGCCTTCTGCAAAGTCTACGTGAGCCCATAGAGCGTGGACGGGTCGACATATCACGAAGCGGAAGCAGTTATTGGTTTCCTACACGGTTTCAGCTCATTCTTGCCACCAACGTTTGTCCCTGTGGAAGGCTCGGCAGACCGGACGGCGGCTGCGGCTGTACCGAAAAAGAGGTTGCACGCTACTGGAGGAAGGTGGGCGCTGCTCTGATGGATCGAATCGATATCAGAGTGCCATGTTCACCCCTCGCCCCCGAACTATTTCTCGGTCCACCCGGAGAAGGTTCACGTGTCGTTCGGGAACGAGTTCGGCTCGCCCGCGACAGGGAAGAAAGACGCAACCGTGAGGAAGGTGTACTAAACGGCTTTCTGCCGGATGCAAAGCTGCACCGTTATTGCGTGCTGGACAGGGAAGCCGGGCTCCTATTTTCTCGTGCCGTGGAGCGCTTTGCCTTCAGCAGCAGGGCTTCGGCTTCGCTCCTGCGGGTCGGAAGAACCATTGCGGACCTTGACGGCAAGGAGAACATAGACGCCGAGGCCCTGTGTGAGGCTGTGGCTTTCCGACGTTTCGGCGACCGCGATCTTTTCTGGTGCAGGCTTTGA